A portion of the Anoxybacillus gonensis genome contains these proteins:
- a CDS encoding HlyD family efflux transporter periplasmic adaptor subunit — MNVYIREISELTDSRELLEAKPHPFVPIFISLLCLFVISLILWAYFGEMDVVAKAKAVVRPNENVSTIQTSVSSKIKRVNYVQGKKVQVGDVLLELDASELDVQKQVVEQQFEQAKEELEQLRTFKKSVEQHRNLFKKNNNDYYEAYMKYVVDYEKLSGELRQIRLGLMKETQELHRSQNEAKEKEQVLFATQREQKITIQSLYEETERLRDVIQNLQRLEKSYLENKNYVASATSVYANQYIDFHQTVFKLQKALQQKKDEYNRFVFLGEQYIPKSKIEQSRIEYEMAKLDLENYINGKLQSVRLEIERNKQKLNELTIQLQKLKNANTIEPQLQGIQLLKNDLQQKTKSLYQEISLQQELEEISLAKFKTDKLVEINEAIKQQEKLVKDLEGKKKDIEVQLRNYRIIAPINGVVNIIKDVNEGDIIHPNDPILTVIPDRQSQYKMIIYVLNKDISKMKVGDKANYHFAALPYREYGEIEGRIVRISTDSTVNPEDGISYYIVEATVPNESLQSYKGKKAKIKVGMQAEAIVVTDSKKILHYLLEKINLKE; from the coding sequence ATGAACGTTTATATACGAGAGATAAGTGAGTTAACGGATAGTAGGGAGCTATTAGAAGCTAAACCGCATCCGTTTGTTCCTATTTTCATTTCTTTGTTATGTTTGTTTGTCATTTCACTTATATTGTGGGCTTACTTCGGAGAGATGGATGTTGTTGCGAAAGCGAAAGCTGTTGTTCGACCAAACGAAAACGTTAGTACAATTCAGACGTCTGTATCTTCAAAGATAAAGCGTGTCAACTATGTACAAGGAAAGAAAGTACAGGTGGGAGATGTATTACTTGAACTAGATGCAAGCGAACTTGATGTTCAAAAACAAGTGGTTGAGCAACAATTTGAACAAGCGAAAGAAGAATTGGAGCAGCTACGTACGTTTAAAAAAAGCGTCGAGCAACATAGGAATTTATTTAAAAAAAATAACAATGACTATTACGAAGCGTACATGAAGTATGTTGTAGATTATGAGAAACTGAGCGGTGAACTGAGGCAAATTCGATTAGGATTAATGAAAGAGACACAAGAGTTGCATCGCTCACAAAATGAGGCAAAGGAAAAAGAACAAGTACTTTTTGCGACGCAGAGAGAGCAGAAAATCACTATCCAATCGTTATACGAAGAAACAGAACGGTTGCGTGATGTTATTCAAAATTTACAACGTCTTGAAAAAAGCTATTTAGAAAATAAAAATTATGTAGCGAGTGCTACATCAGTTTATGCGAATCAATACATAGACTTTCACCAAACGGTTTTCAAACTACAAAAAGCGTTACAGCAAAAGAAAGATGAGTATAATCGCTTCGTTTTTTTAGGCGAACAATACATTCCAAAAAGTAAAATTGAGCAGAGTAGAATAGAGTATGAAATGGCTAAATTGGATTTAGAAAATTATATAAACGGAAAATTACAATCGGTTCGGTTAGAGATAGAGAGGAATAAGCAGAAGTTGAATGAACTCACTATTCAATTACAAAAGTTGAAAAATGCGAATACAATCGAACCACAGTTACAAGGTATTCAATTATTAAAAAACGACTTGCAGCAGAAAACGAAATCGCTATATCAAGAAATTTCTTTGCAGCAGGAGCTGGAGGAAATCTCATTAGCAAAATTTAAGACAGATAAACTAGTAGAGATTAATGAAGCGATAAAGCAACAGGAAAAGCTAGTGAAAGATCTTGAAGGAAAGAAAAAAGACATTGAAGTTCAACTTCGAAACTATCGCATTATTGCACCGATTAATGGAGTTGTCAATATTATAAAGGACGTGAATGAGGGAGATATTATTCACCCCAATGATCCGATTTTAACGGTCATTCCAGATCGACAGTCCCAATATAAAATGATCATTTATGTACTGAATAAAGATATAAGCAAAATGAAAGTTGGTGATAAAGCAAACTATCATTTTGCTGCTCTTCCATATCGAGAATATGGGGAGATCGAGGGAAGAATTGTACGAATAAGCACAGATTCAACGGTTAATCCAGAGGACGGGATAAGCTACTATATCGTGGAAGCAACAGTTCCAAATGAAAGTTTGCAAAGTTATAAAGGAAAAAAAGCAAAGATTAAAGTTGGAATGCAAGCAGAAGCAATTGTTGTTACAGATTCGAAAAAAATTTTGCATTATCTTTTAGAAAAGATAAATTTAAAAGAATAG
- a CDS encoding CPBP family intramembrane glutamic endopeptidase translates to MSELLQKEQEQTSVIEGREDVLSWKTMILFFLSFFGMSFAVGFIFGIIGGVTNNEGIMNIFEGYMGLLFDALMFVAVLFLFKKVRVFLKGSFDKKAIYKGKTYLYIILAIFVTFVMQFLSFRVIGFENPEAQGKVMGLQGAQSTLDFVLIGLAVILVSPIKEELLFRGVLHRFLEKKYHFYVGLIVSSILFGLAHFSYPVNGAVIGIITVVLYRLTQSLYTSIFYHVIWNAFVFITILLS, encoded by the coding sequence ATGAGTGAATTACTGCAAAAGGAGCAAGAACAAACATCAGTTATAGAAGGAAGAGAAGATGTGTTGTCATGGAAAACAATGATTTTATTTTTTCTTTCGTTTTTTGGAATGTCCTTTGCGGTCGGCTTTATTTTTGGCATTATTGGTGGTGTAACAAATAATGAAGGAATTATGAATATATTTGAAGGGTATATGGGGCTCCTTTTTGATGCGCTTATGTTTGTTGCTGTCCTCTTTTTATTTAAAAAAGTTCGTGTCTTTCTTAAAGGAAGTTTTGACAAAAAGGCAATTTATAAAGGAAAAACGTATTTGTATATCATACTGGCGATTTTTGTGACATTTGTGATGCAATTTCTTTCATTCCGTGTGATTGGATTTGAAAACCCGGAAGCACAAGGGAAAGTAATGGGGCTGCAAGGAGCACAAAGTACCCTCGATTTCGTTCTGATAGGGTTAGCCGTTATCCTTGTATCGCCAATTAAAGAAGAACTTTTGTTCCGCGGTGTTCTCCATCGTTTTTTGGAGAAAAAGTATCATTTTTATGTAGGGCTTATTGTATCGTCTATTTTATTTGGGCTAGCACACTTCAGTTATCCTGTAAATGGTGCGGTCATAGGGATAATTACTGTCGTACTTTATCGATTAACGCAGTCATTATACACTTCAATTTTTTATCATGTCATTTGGAACGCCTTTGTTTTTATTACGATATTGCTTAGTTAG
- a CDS encoding Blp family class II bacteriocin, producing MFQELNHVELQGIDGGSWKSHVVNLVGVVSGFGTTGAVIGGSFGGPLGAAAGGFVGAHYGAVAYAIGVLLDSSNRRK from the coding sequence ATGTTCCAAGAATTGAATCATGTTGAGTTGCAAGGTATTGATGGTGGGTCATGGAAATCACATGTTGTTAATTTGGTAGGAGTAGTATCTGGATTTGGAACCACTGGAGCTGTAATTGGTGGATCGTTTGGAGGTCCGCTTGGCGCAGCCGCAGGAGGATTTGTAGGTGCACATTATGGGGCAGTCGCATATGCAATCGGTGTTCTTCTTGACTCTTCTAATAGGAGAAAATGA
- a CDS encoding alpha/beta hydrolase family protein, with the protein MAHSLDRMGLYLLHRQKSQQSQFTRYDRSLLEQANWDIVYPTPDVPEVHFEHMHKQMNYEIQRFSFQSPMKFGNEINDRVQGNVYFHSSQSPIHVIVVHGWRMDQWEKINRLFLKPFNKSGFHMWQMMLPFHFDRAYSSYSGEYMISANIERSIFSVRQAVMEIRSLIRWIKQNKGGSVILVGVSLGGLMTNLVATVEEYADAVISIMYANSLSYAVWHTPIGKYIKQDLQNNGVTYDMLKEYWEILEPISQKPKIDRNRILFIAGRYDQYVHFEDALALQQAWNISNFISYRCGHAGIIFHRKKIANDVLSFIHRTLSLSPRSV; encoded by the coding sequence ATGGCACATTCATTAGATCGAATGGGTTTGTATTTATTACATCGTCAAAAAAGTCAGCAGTCGCAATTTACGCGTTATGATCGATCACTTCTTGAACAGGCAAACTGGGATATCGTGTATCCGACACCTGACGTACCAGAAGTTCACTTTGAGCATATGCATAAACAAATGAATTATGAAATTCAACGTTTTTCATTTCAAAGTCCAATGAAATTCGGGAATGAAATAAATGATCGAGTTCAAGGAAATGTTTATTTCCACTCTTCTCAATCTCCTATTCACGTTATTGTTGTCCATGGTTGGAGAATGGATCAATGGGAGAAAATCAACCGATTGTTTCTAAAACCTTTCAACAAATCGGGATTTCATATGTGGCAGATGATGCTTCCTTTCCATTTTGATAGAGCGTATTCCTCATATAGCGGGGAATATATGATTAGTGCAAATATAGAACGCTCTATTTTTTCGGTTAGGCAAGCTGTCATGGAAATTCGCTCACTTATTCGCTGGATTAAACAAAACAAAGGTGGAAGCGTCATCTTAGTCGGAGTAAGTTTAGGGGGGCTAATGACGAACCTAGTCGCTACCGTCGAGGAATATGCTGATGCGGTTATTTCTATTATGTATGCCAATAGTTTATCCTATGCTGTTTGGCATACACCGATTGGGAAATACATTAAGCAAGACTTGCAAAACAATGGAGTTACTTATGATATGCTGAAAGAATATTGGGAAATTCTCGAACCAATTTCCCAAAAACCGAAGATCGATCGAAATCGTATTTTATTCATTGCCGGACGATATGACCAATACGTCCATTTTGAAGATGCCTTAGCGTTACAACAAGCATGGAACATCTCAAACTTTATTTCTTATCGTTGCGGACACGCTGGCATTATTTTTCACCGAAAAAAAATTGCCAATGATGTGTTGTCCTTTATTCACCGTACACTTTCACTATCTCCAAGGAGTGTATGA
- a CDS encoding peptidase domain-containing ABC transporter, with protein sequence MLSFFSKYYCIKQHDIKDCGPACLATVCKQYGLKVPISKIREVAGTDKQGTNLYGLIKAAEQLGFTAKGVRGNQESLFQPFPLPAIAHVIVNQSLLHYVVIHKITNKEIVIADPAEGLKKMSPEEFFQIWTGILVLLVPAPTFEKRDETKGLFERFIGMLKPQKGILLQIFLASVLFTILGVVGSFYFQFLIDDILSENLQKTLHILSIGMIVLYTFKVLLNAFRTYLLIYLSQKLDLGLVLGYYHHVLSLPMSFFNTRKVGEIISRLIDASKVRDAISGATLTIMIDTLMVIIGGAILYAQNSFLFGVTALLVPLYALIVWAFRKPFENVNRKEMEKNAELTSYIVESMNGIETVKAYNAEEEAKFKTEQKFISFLKTVFSHGMMNNFQSSLKTYLQLVGGIIILWVGANEVLKGNMTVGQLIAYNALLAYFLEPIQNLINLQPMIQSAVVAADRLGEILDLEIEKSNNEEKKIKVESLKGDIVMRDLQFRYGTRDVVLKNINLHIRQGEKIALVGESGSGKTTLVKLLMRFYDYEKGDILINDINIKDMDLERLRRKIAYIPQENFFFSGTIQENLCLGMEQEVSLEEIIAAAKACHAHEFINQLPLRYQTMLEENASNLSGGQKQRLAIARAILKKPDILIMDEATSNLDSTTEKAISETIYEYCSEITTIIIAHRLSTIMRCDKICVMEHGHIIEIGTHDELMSMKGKYYELWKNQIPYESSQSVLM encoded by the coding sequence ATGCTTTCTTTTTTCAGCAAATACTACTGCATCAAACAACACGATATAAAAGACTGCGGTCCGGCTTGTTTGGCTACGGTATGCAAACAGTACGGTTTAAAAGTGCCGATATCGAAAATAAGGGAAGTTGCTGGCACAGATAAACAAGGAACGAATTTATACGGTTTAATTAAAGCTGCAGAGCAGCTTGGGTTTACAGCCAAAGGGGTTCGCGGGAATCAAGAAAGCCTTTTTCAACCTTTTCCATTGCCAGCGATTGCTCATGTTATTGTGAATCAAAGTCTACTGCATTACGTTGTCATTCATAAAATTACAAACAAAGAAATTGTTATTGCCGATCCGGCCGAAGGGTTAAAGAAAATGTCGCCTGAGGAGTTTTTTCAAATATGGACGGGGATTCTTGTATTGCTCGTACCAGCCCCAACATTTGAAAAAAGAGACGAAACGAAAGGATTATTTGAGCGTTTCATTGGCATGCTTAAGCCGCAAAAAGGCATTCTTCTGCAAATTTTTTTAGCGAGTGTTTTATTCACGATACTCGGAGTTGTCGGTTCTTTTTACTTTCAGTTTTTAATTGATGATATTTTATCAGAAAATCTCCAAAAAACGTTACATATTTTATCTATAGGCATGATTGTTTTATATACGTTTAAAGTATTGTTGAATGCATTTCGTACATATCTTTTAATTTATTTAAGCCAAAAGTTAGATCTTGGGCTTGTTTTAGGATATTATCACCACGTTTTGTCGCTCCCGATGAGTTTTTTCAATACGAGAAAAGTAGGGGAAATTATTTCAAGGTTAATAGATGCCTCCAAAGTTCGAGATGCCATTTCGGGTGCCACGTTGACAATTATGATTGACACGCTTATGGTCATCATCGGTGGTGCAATTTTGTATGCACAAAATTCGTTTCTGTTCGGTGTGACGGCCTTGTTAGTTCCGTTATATGCGTTGATTGTATGGGCGTTCCGTAAACCGTTTGAAAATGTCAATAGAAAAGAAATGGAGAAAAATGCGGAATTAACATCTTATATTGTAGAGTCAATGAACGGAATTGAGACGGTAAAGGCGTATAATGCGGAAGAAGAAGCGAAGTTTAAAACAGAGCAAAAGTTTATTTCGTTTCTAAAGACTGTATTTTCGCACGGGATGATGAACAATTTTCAATCATCATTAAAAACATATTTGCAACTTGTTGGAGGAATCATCATTCTTTGGGTTGGGGCAAATGAGGTACTAAAAGGAAATATGACGGTTGGACAATTGATTGCCTATAACGCTTTATTAGCGTATTTCCTTGAGCCAATTCAAAATTTAATTAATTTACAGCCAATGATTCAATCAGCCGTTGTTGCGGCAGATCGATTAGGGGAAATTTTAGATTTAGAAATCGAAAAATCAAACAATGAAGAGAAAAAAATAAAAGTGGAAAGTTTAAAAGGCGACATTGTTATGAGAGATTTACAATTTCGCTATGGGACAAGAGATGTCGTATTGAAAAATATTAACCTTCATATCCGTCAAGGTGAAAAAATAGCACTCGTCGGCGAGAGCGGTTCGGGAAAGACGACGCTTGTGAAGCTGCTTATGCGGTTTTATGACTATGAAAAAGGAGATATTTTAATTAATGATATCAATATTAAGGATATGGACTTAGAAAGATTAAGACGAAAAATTGCGTACATTCCACAAGAAAACTTTTTCTTTAGCGGGACAATTCAAGAAAATTTATGTTTAGGCATGGAGCAAGAAGTTTCGTTAGAGGAAATTATTGCTGCAGCGAAAGCGTGTCATGCCCATGAATTTATTAATCAACTGCCGTTACGTTATCAAACGATGCTTGAGGAAAACGCGTCTAATTTATCTGGCGGACAAAAACAGCGTCTAGCGATCGCAAGAGCGATTTTAAAAAAGCCTGATATTTTAATAATGGACGAAGCGACGAGCAATCTTGATTCGACAACAGAAAAAGCGATATCTGAAACGATTTATGAATATTGCAGTGAGATAACGACTATCATTATCGCCCATCGTTTAAGCACGATTATGAGATGTGACAAAATTTGTGTCATGGAGCACGGTCATATTATTGAAATCGGAACACACGATGAATTGATGAGTATGAAAGGAAAGTATTATGAGCTATGGAAAAATCAAATCCCATATGAATCCAGTCAATCGGTACTCATGTAA
- a CDS encoding Blp family class II bacteriocin, translating to MELMLEKNGSISFLSEEELKEIDGGRGSWTNAVIGAGTLSPIVASAVRGAQQGVRFGRLGGPWGVVAGAVVGAVVGGYLGYDG from the coding sequence ATGGAGTTAATGTTAGAAAAAAACGGTTCTATTTCCTTTCTTTCTGAAGAGGAATTAAAAGAAATAGATGGTGGACGCGGTTCATGGACTAATGCAGTTATTGGCGCCGGAACGCTATCTCCAATAGTAGCATCAGCAGTCAGAGGAGCGCAACAAGGGGTCCGATTTGGAAGACTGGGTGGTCCATGGGGAGTTGTGGCAGGTGCAGTTGTCGGTGCAGTTGTTGGTGGATATCTTGGATATGATGGATAA
- a CDS encoding response regulator transcription factor, with protein sequence MRSTIRVLLIEDDKDWIQIISEELNCYQDIKIIGIAHCSEEALKAINKKDVDVVLMDIFLQDNCDGIELTAQLLEMKKEIKIIMLTSSDEDTIIFHAYTAGAIDYVVKSESHEIIDAIRAAYENRSPIRPTIAHKIRKEFCKLRKKEQMTCSLTKTEISILKLIDQGYTQKEIANHLVISIQTVKNHVSRILKKLSAKNSKHAVCKAREMGFL encoded by the coding sequence ATGCGTAGTACTATTCGTGTATTACTTATCGAAGATGATAAAGACTGGATTCAAATCATTTCTGAAGAATTAAATTGCTATCAAGATATTAAAATAATCGGTATTGCACATTGCAGTGAAGAAGCATTGAAAGCGATAAATAAAAAAGACGTGGATGTTGTGCTAATGGATATATTTTTACAAGATAATTGTGACGGCATCGAATTAACTGCTCAACTATTGGAAATGAAAAAGGAAATAAAAATCATTATGCTTACTTCTTCAGATGAAGATACAATCATTTTCCACGCTTACACGGCAGGAGCGATCGACTATGTCGTAAAATCAGAGTCTCATGAAATTATAGATGCTATTCGAGCCGCATACGAAAATCGCTCTCCTATTCGTCCAACGATTGCACATAAAATAAGAAAAGAATTTTGCAAGTTAAGAAAAAAGGAACAAATGACATGTTCCTTGACGAAAACTGAAATTTCCATTTTAAAACTAATCGATCAAGGATATACTCAAAAAGAAATCGCTAATCATTTAGTGATATCTATACAAACAGTAAAAAACCACGTAAGTCGAATTTTAAAAAAGCTAAGTGCGAAAAACAGCAAACATGCTGTATGTAAAGCGAGGGAAATGGGATTTCTTTAG
- a CDS encoding UPF0236 family transposase-like protein — protein MTDPLYFQAAEALKKIVGYAVMSHEMIRQLVLQATVETHRPMGSAEGTMHVFAKRVKAGRSWYEEGIRTFLHVMVAVKDGLTIQTWRGEVVVEEERDRAIYTREKGSQECRNSGVGSR, from the coding sequence GTGACGGATCCTTTGTATTTCCAAGCGGCCGAAGCGCTAAAAAAGATAGTAGGCTATGCGGTGATGAGCCATGAAATGATTCGCCAACTTGTTTTACAAGCAACGGTGGAGACCCATCGCCCGATGGGAAGTGCAGAGGGAACGATGCACGTGTTTGCGAAGCGCGTAAAAGCTGGACGGAGTTGGTATGAAGAAGGGATTCGAACGTTTTTACATGTGATGGTAGCTGTGAAAGACGGGTTAACGATTCAGACGTGGAGAGGAGAGGTGGTCGTCGAGGAAGAGAGAGACAGAGCGATCTACACTCGTGAAAAAGGTAGTCAAGAATGCAGGAACAGTGGAGTTGGCAGTAGGTAA
- a CDS encoding sensor histidine kinase, whose protein sequence is MQSIFIGTAMLNHKLKNDISKLQLFCRRMEQYANEQHDNELLSNIQNIQEVVQHLQATLSKFQSKITFRSSEKKRENMEEVMEESISSIRHMLNQIQIETNYDSTIILYCDKQQFKEVFVNMILNAIEAMPNGGTIKVHFQESFRYHIIQISDTGTGIDKQTLPHIFEPFFTTKRAKSKNYGIGLTYCCYVVQQHGGFIEVESEKCGTTFSLKFPKYSFLK, encoded by the coding sequence ATGCAATCTATATTTATTGGAACAGCAATGCTTAACCATAAATTAAAAAATGACATAAGTAAACTTCAATTGTTTTGTCGTCGGATGGAACAATACGCCAACGAGCAACATGATAATGAATTGCTTTCAAACATTCAAAATATACAGGAGGTTGTTCAACATTTACAAGCTACACTGTCCAAATTCCAATCAAAAATCACCTTTCGTTCGTCCGAGAAGAAACGTGAAAACATGGAAGAAGTTATGGAGGAGAGTATTTCATCAATTCGTCACATGCTTAATCAAATTCAAATCGAAACGAATTATGACTCGACTATTATCCTTTATTGTGATAAGCAACAATTTAAAGAAGTATTTGTGAATATGATATTAAATGCAATCGAAGCGATGCCAAACGGGGGAACCATTAAAGTCCATTTTCAAGAAAGCTTTCGCTATCATATCATACAAATTTCTGATACAGGAACAGGGATAGACAAACAAACGTTGCCACATATTTTTGAACCGTTTTTTACCACGAAGCGAGCGAAAAGTAAAAATTATGGAATCGGTCTAACGTATTGTTGCTATGTCGTTCAACAGCATGGCGGATTTATCGAAGTAGAGAGTGAAAAATGCGGAACAACATTTTCACTGAAATTTCCAAAGTACTCTTTTCTAAAGTAA
- a CDS encoding PBECR2 nuclease fold domain-containing protein — translation MKPQKVGVINEQVIRKLCLSMPENMPIMLSKTNIEHMKNEHPNHFEKYFKYLSNILSDPDYIAKHPQNRSIQYIKVFDFENKKDYVLVAVRASKNGVFYVRSLFIMSDEKVKKYVKKGALIEYKKG, via the coding sequence ATGAAGCCGCAAAAAGTTGGCGTAATAAATGAACAAGTCATCCGAAAGCTATGTTTAAGCATGCCAGAAAACATGCCCATCATGCTTAGTAAAACGAACATCGAACACATGAAAAATGAACATCCGAACCACTTTGAAAAGTATTTTAAATATTTATCAAATATTTTATCTGATCCTGACTATATAGCCAAACATCCTCAAAACAGATCAATTCAATATATCAAAGTATTCGATTTTGAAAATAAAAAGGACTATGTTTTAGTAGCGGTCAGAGCTAGCAAGAATGGCGTTTTCTATGTTCGATCTCTTTTTATCATGTCCGATGAAAAGGTAAAAAAGTACGTAAAAAAAGGGGCATTAATCGAATACAAAAAAGGATAA
- the tnpC gene encoding IS66 family transposase: MLTVQQAVFTVEGLIGKVQQQKQLIHQLIQENEHLRQENKQLRKENEQLKHRVQELEARTKKNSSNSHLPPSSDRFEKKRSSREPSGKKPGGQEGHEGTTLRQVEHPHHRVVHRVHTCQGCGASLRDVKPFKVDVRQVFDLPPVSIEVTQHEREVKSCPHCRCVQQAEFPPHVTNHVQYGPRLTALVVYLHHIQLIPYKRLSDTIEALYQHSVSTGTLANMVKRGREALESNMDMIEDALLDSNILHVDETSLRINGKLAWVHVACTSTYTYLAFHASRGKKATDEIGILPQYKGTMMHDAFGTYPRYTKATHALCHAHHLRELKGFIEQGHTWASRMTTFLLAAKQAVEAHHGALSEEEAKRWERVYDRILAKAQHRLETMTPLPKKALAFIRRLQKRKEEALRFLCEVHVPFDNNQAERDLRMVKVKENISGTFRDETFAQSFCIARSIVSTLTKHEKNVWDSLCLLLAGETIDRVLSAT, encoded by the coding sequence ATGTTGACGGTACAACAAGCTGTATTTACAGTTGAGGGCTTAATCGGCAAAGTCCAACAACAAAAACAGCTCATTCATCAACTCATTCAAGAAAATGAACATTTGCGTCAAGAAAACAAACAGCTACGCAAAGAAAATGAACAACTCAAGCATCGCGTTCAAGAGCTGGAAGCACGCACGAAAAAAAACAGCTCCAATAGCCATTTGCCCCCATCTTCTGACCGTTTTGAGAAAAAGCGTTCCTCCCGCGAGCCGTCTGGCAAAAAGCCCGGTGGGCAAGAGGGACATGAGGGGACGACGCTCCGTCAAGTGGAACATCCACATCATCGTGTCGTCCATCGCGTACATACGTGTCAAGGATGTGGGGCTTCTTTGCGTGACGTCAAACCGTTCAAAGTCGATGTCCGTCAAGTGTTTGATCTGCCTCCCGTGTCGATTGAAGTGACACAACATGAGCGTGAAGTGAAATCATGTCCGCATTGTCGATGCGTGCAACAAGCGGAGTTTCCACCACATGTCACGAATCATGTGCAATACGGTCCACGTCTTACTGCGCTCGTTGTTTATTTGCATCATATCCAATTGATCCCTTACAAGCGTTTAAGTGATACAATCGAAGCGTTATATCAACACTCGGTTAGTACAGGAACCCTTGCCAATATGGTGAAACGAGGACGCGAAGCGCTGGAATCCAATATGGACATGATCGAAGACGCCTTACTTGACTCTAACATCTTGCATGTCGATGAAACGAGTTTGCGCATCAATGGTAAACTCGCATGGGTGCATGTCGCATGTACGTCGACATATACGTACTTGGCTTTTCACGCTTCTCGTGGAAAGAAAGCAACGGATGAGATCGGGATTCTTCCACAATACAAAGGGACGATGATGCATGATGCATTCGGTACGTATCCGAGATACACGAAAGCCACACATGCTCTTTGCCATGCCCATCATTTACGTGAGCTAAAAGGCTTCATCGAACAAGGCCATACATGGGCATCGCGCATGACCACGTTTCTGTTAGCCGCCAAACAGGCAGTCGAAGCGCATCACGGTGCACTTTCCGAAGAAGAAGCGAAACGATGGGAACGAGTGTATGATCGTATCCTAGCGAAAGCACAGCACCGATTGGAAACGATGACACCTCTTCCGAAAAAAGCACTCGCTTTTATTCGACGGCTTCAAAAACGAAAGGAAGAAGCGCTGCGTTTCTTATGTGAAGTGCATGTTCCCTTTGACAATAACCAAGCCGAGCGAGATCTTCGCATGGTCAAAGTCAAAGAGAACATCTCGGGTACATTTCGTGACGAAACGTTCGCGCAGTCGTTTTGCATCGCAAGAAGCATCGTTTCCACACTTACGAAACACGAAAAAAACGTGTGGGACTCGTTGTGTCTTCTGTTGGCAGGCGAAACGATCGATCGAGTTCTTTCCGCTACCTAG
- a CDS encoding UPF0236 family transposase-like protein, with protein MKRVRSRIVFDVTKKYGDMLQQVLEWLDEELAKQRDEKRYYLKDKRTVQMQTLFGEVEVRRNSYLDREEGVYTCLLDASLGFDGAKGVSPSIIGGNRHRISCDGSFVFPSGRSAKKDSRLCGDEP; from the coding sequence ATGAAAAGAGTTAGGAGCAGAATTGTTTTCGATGTTACAAAAAAATATGGAGACATGCTTCAACAGGTATTGGAATGGCTAGATGAAGAGCTAGCCAAGCAACGAGATGAAAAGCGTTATTACTTAAAAGATAAACGAACGGTACAGATGCAGACGTTATTTGGGGAGGTGGAGGTTCGACGCAATTCCTATTTGGATCGAGAAGAAGGCGTGTATACGTGCTTATTAGATGCGTCCCTCGGGTTCGATGGGGCAAAAGGAGTAAGTCCGTCCATTATTGGAGGAAACCGCCATCGAATTAGCTGTGACGGATCCTTTGTATTTCCAAGCGGCCGAAGCGCTAAAAAAGATAGTAGGCTATGCGGTGATGAGCCATGA
- a CDS encoding Blp family class II bacteriocin — translation MKELKADELVSIDGGISACGKVSVAAFAHTAAFTGLMTFAGVSGPVGWVLGTFVGGAWLGASAAAGCLK, via the coding sequence ATGAAAGAGTTGAAAGCTGATGAGCTAGTATCAATTGATGGAGGAATTAGTGCTTGCGGAAAAGTTTCTGTTGCTGCATTTGCTCATACAGCGGCGTTTACAGGGCTTATGACCTTTGCTGGTGTAAGTGGACCAGTAGGTTGGGTGCTTGGTACTTTCGTAGGGGGAGCATGGTTGGGCGCTTCGGCTGCGGCGGGTTGTTTGAAATGA